The Terriglobus sp. TAA 43 sequence TCGGCGACAAACTCCGCTGTCACGCGTGTGCGTCCGGGCTCGTTGCGTTCGCCGCGATAGGGGATCGGAGCCAGGAAGGGGGCGTCAGTTTCTACCAGGTATCGATCAGCAGGCACGAGTTCTGCAGCTTCGCGGATGGACGGGAACCGCGCGTACGTGACATTGCCCGCGAAGGATAGGTAGAACCCAAGATCGAGTGCGCGGCGTGCTTCGTCGGCTGTTCCGGAGAAGCAGTGCATCACGCCAACGCCGCCCTTGTTCGAGAAGTTTTCGGCAATTAGGCGCAGCAGGTCATCCTGCGCGTCAGCAGGACCAAAGCGCTCCTTTGCCTGCGGCGTGGCGAGTTCGCTGGTGCGGCAGTGGATGAGGATGGGTTTGTTTGCCGCGAGGGCAATCTCCATCTGCGCAAGGAATGCCTGCTGCTGCACGTCGATATCGGGGTTTTCGATGTGGTAGTAGTCCAGCCCGATTTCACCAATGGCAACAACGTTTTCATCCGCTGCGAGAGTGCGCAGTTTGTTTAGTGCGGCATCGTTTGCGTGTTGTGCTTCCTGCGGATGAATGCCTGCCGATGCGACGATGCATGGCACAGCGGGATTGTCCTTGTACTTCACGGCAAGATCGCGTGCGCGATGCATCGTCTCCGGGCCATCACCGATACCCACGGAAAGGATTGTGCGCACGTCCGCTTCCAGCGAACGCGCTAGTACAGCGTCGAGATCGTCGGCGTAAGTGGGGAAGTCGAGATGTGCGTGCGAATCGACGATGTGCATAGGTGCAACTACCGCAAGCGCGCTCCGATTTCGATGTCTTCGATGAAGCTGGCGAGTGCGGGGGTGCCGTCGCCGATGGAAGCGGCAACGACCATGCCCTGCGACTCGAAGCCACGCAGCTTGCGCGGTGCAAGGTTCGCAACGATGACAACCTTACGGCCGATCAGCTTTTCCGGTTCGTAGAACTGCGCGATGCCTGCAAGGATCTGGCGCTTCTCATAGCCCAGGTCTACTTCAAGACGGAGAAGCTTGTCAGCCTTGGGGACACGCTCGGCAACTAGCACCTGCGCCACGCGGAGGTCGACCTTTGCGAAGTCGTCGATGGTGATCTCTGGTGTATCCGGCTTGGCGGGAGCGGCTGCGGCTTCTGCTGATGGCGCGGTGGTCGCATCGCTTACGGGTGTCAGCTTCTGTTCGCCTTCGGCAAGGTTCTGCGGCGCGTTGGCATCGGTGGTTGCGGGCTTCTGTTCTGCGTCGTTCATGCGAGTAATCAGTTCCTTTTCCGCGCGCGGGAAGATGGGCGCGAGTGTTCCAAGCTTTGTGTTTGCGGCGAATCCGCCTTGTGTCAGGTCGCGCAGTTCGCCAGTTTCGGCGGCGCGTTCAATGGAGCCGAGTCCAAGCTGATCCCACACGCGTGCCGTGACATACGGCAGTACAGGATGCAGCAGGGCAGTCATGATACGGATGCTCTTCGCAGCTGTGCGCAGGACTGTGGCAAGGCGTTCGCGGTGCTCGGGATTCTTTGCCAGCTTCCACGGCGCATTCGCTGTCAGGTAACCGTCTGTCGCTGCAATCAACGCAGAGGTGGCTTGCACAGCGACCGTGAAGTCCTGCGTCTCCAGCCCACGTCCCACAGCTTCAATCGCAGTGGTGATGTCCGATGTGAGTTCCGTTGTAAGAGCGGCATCCGGAATCACGCCATCGAAGTTCTGGACGAGCATGCTCAACGTGCGGCTGACGAGGTTGCCGTAGCCGTTCGCAAGATCGCTGTTGTAGCGCGCAACGAGAGCGTCGAACGAGAACGAACCATCCTGGCCGAACGAAATCTCACGCAGCAGGAAGTAACGCAGAACATCCGCGCCGAAAAGGTCCTGTTCGTTCTTCTCGAGTTCGGGCTTCAAGGAACCGAATGCGTCAAGGATGGTTTCCGAGCGCACAATGTTGCCGCGGCTCTTGCTCATCTTGCTCTCTTCGAACAGAAGCCAGCCGTGCGCAACGATCTTCTTCGGTAGCGGTAGTTCTGCGGCCAGCAAGAACGCGGGCCAGTAGACGCAGTGGAAACGTACGATTTCCTTGCCAACAAAGTGCAGATCGGCCGGCCAGTAGCGCGCAAACATCTCTGCGCCCTCTTCGCTTTCGTCGCCGTATCCCACTGCGGTCATGTAGTTGGCCAGCGCATCCAGCCACACATAGATGACATGCTTCTGCGTAGTGGTATCCGCAGCGGGCGAGGGAACAGGAATGCCCCAATCAAAGCTGGTACGCGAGACAGAAAGGTCCTTCACCGCGCCGGGAACGTAGGGGATGCCGGTATCGCTCAGCAGTGTTTCTGCACCAGAGTTCACAGGGCCGCGCAGGAAGCTCAGAACTTCGTTCTTGCGCGCTTCCGGCGTGATGGTGAGCTGGTTCGATTCGATGAGGTCAATCAGTGGCTTCTGGTAGGCCGACAGACGGAAGAAGAAGTTCTCTTCCGTTACTTCTTCGGTTACGCGACCGCATTCGGGGCAATGATCGCCAACGGGCACATCGACGAAGGCCTCATCGGAAACGCAGTATGCACCGGTGTAGCGATCGAGATAGATCGCACCCTTCTCATACAGAACACGGAACAGCTTCTGCACGCCGATCTTGTGCTTCTCGTCGGTGGTGCGAATGTACTGGTCGTAGCTGATGCCCATGCGGTGCCACAGCGTGCGGAAGGTGGCGGAGACCTCATCCGTGAACTGCTGCGGCGGAACGCCTGCGGACGCGGCGCTGCGGCCAATCTTCTGACCATGTTCGTCGGTCCCGGTCAAGAAGTAGGTGTCGGCGCCATCGAGGCGCTTACGGCGCGCCAGCGTGTCTGCGGCAATGGTTGTATACGCATGGCCGATATGTGGCCGGGCGTTGACGTAATAAATCGGAGTCGTGAGATAGAACTTATTGGGCATCGCGCTAACGGTCAGTTTATCAGCGCCATTGGAAAAGCTTCCGCGCAAGGCCCATAGGGGTCGCCGATAAGTTTCGATGAAAAGCAGATATTACGTGTACTTAGCAGCCACTACGCGTGGTCCGGGCGCGGCTACAATCATCCTCATGGGAAAGATGACCGTAGTTACCGGCGCAGCCGGATTCATCGGACGCAACACAGTGGCAGAGTTGAACCGCCGGGGCAAAACCGATCTATTGCTGGTGGATGACCTGGGAACGGGTGAAAAGTGGCAGAACCTGAACGGCCTGCGGTATGAAGACCTGATCCCGGTCAATGAGTTTCTGGATCGCATCCACGGCGTGGGTGCGGAGGAACTGCCGGAGATTGACGGCATCGTGCATCTGGGCGCGTGTTCCGCCACCACCGAGAAGGATGCGGACTACCTCCTGACCAACAACTACGGCTACACACGCACCCTGGCCCAGTGGTCGCAGGAGCATGGCGCGCGTTTCGTCTATGCCTCCTCTGCTGCCACCTACGGCGATGGTTCGCTTGGGTATGACGACGATGACAGCGTAACGCCGAAGCTGGAGCCGTTGAACATGTACGGCTATTCCAAGCACATGTTTGATCTGTGGGCTTTGAAGAATGGCTTCTTTGCCAATGGTCATCCCATTGCAGGTGTGAAGTACTTCAACGTGTACGGCCCGTACGAAGACCACAAGGACGACATGCGTTCCGTGGTGCACAAGAGCTTTGGCCAGATTCACGACGGTGACGGCAAGGTGAAGCTGTTCAAGAGCCATCGTCCGGAGTACAAGGACGGCGAGCAGATGCGCGACTTCGTGTATGTGAAGGACGCTGTCGATGTCACGCTGTGGCTGCTGGAGAACCCGCAGATTGGCGGTGTGTTCAACTGCGGCGCCGGCATTTCGCGTACGTGGAATGACCTGGTTACGGCGGTCTATGCGGCAAGCGGCAAAAAGCCGAACATCGAATACGTCGACATGCCGGAGACTCTGCGCGAGAAGTATCAGTACTACACCGAAGCCAAGCCGGACAAACTGCGCGCAGCGGGATACACCAAACCATTTACAACGCTGGAAGATGGCATTCACGACTACGTGAAGGGCTATCTGGAGCCGCGTGCGGAGAAGTTAAAGGGATGAAGGAATTGAGCGTTTTACAAAGCAACGTAGCCGATGCCAAGGTCGTGCTGGACACGATTCTGGAGCTTGAACCGCAGGTTGAAGAGGCAGCACGAGTACTTGCCGATGCGCTGCTGCGCGGCAACAAGCTGCTGGCATGCGGCAATGGCGGATCGGCGGCGGATGCATCGCATCTGACCACGGAGTTTGTGGTTCGCTTCCACAAGGAGCGCCGCCCCTATCCCGCGATCAGCCTTACCGCAAACGGTGGCGATCTGACGGCCTGCGGCAACGATTACAGCTTCGACGATGTGTTTTCGCGGCAGGTACGTGCCTTCGGCTTGAAGGGTGACGTTCTGTTTGCCTACACTACCA is a genomic window containing:
- the rfaD gene encoding ADP-glyceromanno-heptose 6-epimerase, which codes for MYLAATTRGPGAATIILMGKMTVVTGAAGFIGRNTVAELNRRGKTDLLLVDDLGTGEKWQNLNGLRYEDLIPVNEFLDRIHGVGAEELPEIDGIVHLGACSATTEKDADYLLTNNYGYTRTLAQWSQEHGARFVYASSAATYGDGSLGYDDDDSVTPKLEPLNMYGYSKHMFDLWALKNGFFANGHPIAGVKYFNVYGPYEDHKDDMRSVVHKSFGQIHDGDGKVKLFKSHRPEYKDGEQMRDFVYVKDAVDVTLWLLENPQIGGVFNCGAGISRTWNDLVTAVYAASGKKPNIEYVDMPETLREKYQYYTEAKPDKLRAAGYTKPFTTLEDGIHDYVKGYLEPRAEKLKG
- a CDS encoding SIS domain-containing protein; its protein translation is MKELSVLQSNVADAKVVLDTILELEPQVEEAARVLADALLRGNKLLACGNGGSAADASHLTTEFVVRFHKERRPYPAISLTANGGDLTACGNDYSFDDVFSRQVRAFGLKGDVLFAYTTSGNSENVLRALNTARQYGVATVAFLGRDGGACAGIADVELIVRHNVTARIQEAHKLLLHTICELVELRLLAAAEAGEQPLT
- the metG gene encoding methionine--tRNA ligase codes for the protein MPNKFYLTTPIYYVNARPHIGHAYTTIAADTLARRKRLDGADTYFLTGTDEHGQKIGRSAASAGVPPQQFTDEVSATFRTLWHRMGISYDQYIRTTDEKHKIGVQKLFRVLYEKGAIYLDRYTGAYCVSDEAFVDVPVGDHCPECGRVTEEVTEENFFFRLSAYQKPLIDLIESNQLTITPEARKNEVLSFLRGPVNSGAETLLSDTGIPYVPGAVKDLSVSRTSFDWGIPVPSPAADTTTQKHVIYVWLDALANYMTAVGYGDESEEGAEMFARYWPADLHFVGKEIVRFHCVYWPAFLLAAELPLPKKIVAHGWLLFEESKMSKSRGNIVRSETILDAFGSLKPELEKNEQDLFGADVLRYFLLREISFGQDGSFSFDALVARYNSDLANGYGNLVSRTLSMLVQNFDGVIPDAALTTELTSDITTAIEAVGRGLETQDFTVAVQATSALIAATDGYLTANAPWKLAKNPEHRERLATVLRTAAKSIRIMTALLHPVLPYVTARVWDQLGLGSIERAAETGELRDLTQGGFAANTKLGTLAPIFPRAEKELITRMNDAEQKPATTDANAPQNLAEGEQKLTPVSDATTAPSAEAAAAPAKPDTPEITIDDFAKVDLRVAQVLVAERVPKADKLLRLEVDLGYEKRQILAGIAQFYEPEKLIGRKVVIVANLAPRKLRGFESQGMVVAASIGDGTPALASFIEDIEIGARLR
- a CDS encoding TatD family hydrolase, whose protein sequence is MHIVDSHAHLDFPTYADDLDAVLARSLEADVRTILSVGIGDGPETMHRARDLAVKYKDNPAVPCIVASAGIHPQEAQHANDAALNKLRTLAADENVVAIGEIGLDYYHIENPDIDVQQQAFLAQMEIALAANKPILIHCRTSELATPQAKERFGPADAQDDLLRLIAENFSNKGGVGVMHCFSGTADEARRALDLGFYLSFAGNVTYARFPSIREAAELVPADRYLVETDAPFLAPIPYRGERNEPGRTRVTAEFVAELRKIPLEQLAQETTGNFRRLFRVE